Below is a genomic region from Schistocerca americana isolate TAMUIC-IGC-003095 chromosome 1, iqSchAmer2.1, whole genome shotgun sequence.
CATATAGATAATTATGCTTCTTTACATACATTTAAGAGAGGGAATGTAGTTAGGACATGTAGTATAAAGTAGACATGTGATTGGGTGATAGGTTGTCTCCACTAATTAAATCACAAAACTTAGCCAGTTACTTCAACTGAATTCTACCAGGAATGGCTTACTGGTGGGCATTACTGCAGGTACAGTCCAATGCTATGACTAAAAGGAAATTGTATTAATGGGTAAGATTGTTCTACAACAGACTGGACAATGTTCATAATGAGCCACAGTAGAACTAGCCTTCTGTAATCGCAAATTATTTTTGTGGGCACAGCTTTTAGCAGTTCGCCTTCTTTAATTCTTCACTTGTTTGTCCTCGGTGTCaacgtactggctgaaaaatgggttgtggaagtccaactactgtctactgtaagtgatgtagccaacagatgcacagttgcgtttcacagtcttttactttcagtgTTCACAAGCCTCCGATATGACAGTTGTATGGCCAGTACACTAttatttaacttttgataagcctcattaatagtaaaaacctaaccacagtgttcacagttcttgaagaataaacaggtacatatggaaacagaaaatgtcGTTGCTTTTACACacagcctattggtgtaacacttttttcattgttaagttgatgcattgttgttgttctaaccaacacaggttcctcatctgaaacttggtcatggactgactgtcttgggaccaaaagttgggcccttatatatcctcacaatagtaGGTGTTGAAACTGCACATTGTTCGATGTTTCATTGATAGAAATCACATttaaaatttaactcattaaattaaatgaacacatcaaaaaattcgttccttttaacatttgtttaaatgattaaattaacaaatatcattatgcaaacaatacttttgataaaactgttaattactttggaattaattaaggactgGCTTTGCGAACATGTTTTCGAAGAGAGTGAAATAGATATTTTAAGATTACaagtatttcatcttccaaatgtttataattattacagaatttacatttgtttgtaagtcaacaacagaatttatgaAACAACTACTGATTTCACCAtaaaacaaaagatattaactaggaatagtcaaaataaataagaaaatcaattacatacataaaagtaAGCACAAAATTACATCTGGGGTtatgttctttaaaactgagggccaacctttctctttcatgaaaatgcagattatactcacgtatgttaatagTAATTACTTAAAAGTGGGGGGAAAAATGAATTCTAAGGAGGCAGATGGGAAAACAAGAGGGAAAGTAagaatatcccagcttgcttcatcacaagttgTTGCAAAAATTTATGAGGACTGGTGGTGTATTTCACCTTTTCACTGCAAAATTGCCATTACTTTCAAGGTCAGTGCCATACAGAATCATTTTAGCAAACTTGCAATTCAAAAAATTGTATATGTGATGCATTCCCAGGCTGCTTGTTGAGGAATATTAAATAGGAGAATGGTCTGTGCTTTGAAATTTCTGATTCAAGACAATGAGGACAGAGGTGACGTGGACCACATTGACACTGAGGACGAGACACAGCTGCCTCAACTCCAAGAGCAAAGCAACAGTAAACGCAATAGTGACATAAAAATTCCCAGCTAATGTGAAAGCCGAACAAACAATTTCCACATGCAGGATTATAGCAGTCATGTTTTTAGATGGTTTTGATGTTCTGTAGTTGATTTGATACCACAAAGAATGACAGATAACTTCAGATGTGTATGTTCAATCTTTGGGATGCGTTGATGAGCAGTGAATAAACAATATGGCCTACAGGTAATGAATTTTGATACTGCACAAAAACGCACATCCTCGTTCTGCTGCTCAAACTCAAAGAACTAATTAGATACTCTGCATGGGAGGGAATGGACTACCCACCATAAAATGTGCACCTTCCACACGTTCCACCAGTTGAAGGGGTTTCTCATATGTCAGTGGCttgactaatacactcctggaaattgaaataagaacactgtgaattcattgtcccaggaaggggaaactttattgacacattcctggggtcagatacatcacatgatcacactgacagaaccacaggcacatagacacaggcaacagagcatgcactatgtcggcactagtacagtgtatatccacctttcgcagcaatgcaggctgctattctcccatggagacaatcgtagagatgctggatgtagtcctgtggaacggcttgcaatgccatttccacctggcgcttcagttggaccagcgttcgtgctggacgtgcagaccgcgtgagacgacgcttcatccagttccaaacatgctcaatgggggacagatccggagatcttgctggccagggtagttgacttacaccttctagagcacgttgggtggcacgggatacatgcggacgtgcattgtcctgttggaacagcaagttcccttgccggtctaggaatggtagaacgatgggttcgatgacggtttggatgtaccgtgcactattcagtgtcccctcgacgatcaccagtggtgtacggccagtgtaggagatcgctccccacaccatgatgccgggtgttggccctgtgtgcctcggtcgtatgcagtcctgattgtggcgctcacctgcaaggcaccaaacacgcatacgaccatcattggcaccaaggcagaagcgactctcatcgctgaagacgacacgtctccattcgtccctccattcacgcctgtcgcaacaccactggaggcgggctgcacgatgttggggcgtgagcggaagacggcctaacggtgtgcgggaccgtagcccagcttcatggagacggttgcgaatggtcctcgccgataccccaggagctacagtgtccctaatttgctgggaagtggcggtgcggtcccctacggcactgcgtaggatcctacggtcttggcgtgcatccgtgcgtcgctgcggtctggtcccaggtcgacgggcacgtccaccttccgccgaccactggcgacaacatcgatgtactgtggagacctcacgccccacgtgttgagcaattcggcggtacgtccacccggcctcccgcatgcccactatacgccctcgctcaaagtccgtcaactgcacatacggttcacgtccacgctgtcgcggcatgctaccagtgttaaagactgcgatggagctccgtatgccacggcaaactggctgacactgacggcggcggtgcacaaatgctgcgcagctagcgccattcgacggccaacaccgcggttcctggtgtgtccgctgtgccgtgcgtgtgatcattgcttgtacagccctctcgcagtgtccggagcaagtatggtgggtctgacacaccggtgtcaatgtgttcttttttccatttccaggagtgtatgaagaagTCACAAAAGTCTTTGAAGATTGATAGTATTCACAGGTGGTTGACATATGCATTGTTTAACACTACATTAGTACTTATTTGTGAGATACACCTGATAAGAATTGtactatattttgcatttattcaaTATAGTCAGGTAATGTGTTGTAATGTTTTCCCCTGGAATAATTTTGTccattttgctacatttttgtgcataaatagtgtatatgttgttgcaGTTTTTGGCTGATATTGGGTATGTGAACATCTGAGTTTTTGCAAAGAGCTTGTCTCTGTTCTGTATAATTTTTAACATAAATGTTGTGACTTCCAGCAGATATAAGGAAGGCATCCTAAAGAATTATagcattttcttctttttgtgttgtaaagcattttctacttGCAGGATGGTTTAACCAAAAATATTCTGTATTCAAAAACACTAGATGATATTTTCATCTGGTCACCTAGCTTTGTAGGGAATCTGGGTAATGCATCCGGTgagattctgattttttgcacgaGTACGCAGACATGCCAAATGGCCACCCAATTACTGTTCCTACACCTCTTAGAGTAGCTTCTTGTCACCCTCTCAACATTTGCAACATCCTGATTAGAACATATGCTTCTCCTCAATCCATTACCTTGCTGTATGCTTCAGTTCCTTGTGACCAGCCGTAACACAAAACTTTTCCTATGCACTGACATACCACTCCCAATCCAGCTCCATCAGTAGCAAAACCTCTCTTATTAAACAGCGATATCCAATTGCATACACCATTTGATGTGCACCAACTCTTCAACTTCACATGTCACCATAAAATATACTACCGCAAAGCACACTGTGCAAGACAATAGCCATTGCCTTGCTGCTATCTTCATTTCACATGCTATTTGAATTCTTGTCCTGAGCAGCAGTAACAAAGACCTTACAGGTAGTAATTTTTTATACAGTATCTGCTTCATGCTCGCCACCAATAAAGCTCAATCACTTCTGTCATTGTTTACTCCCATTTATTATTCCTCATCTGCTCTTCGTTTTTCCACTTTACCATATTTCTCCCCGTCTCTTATTTTCACTTACTTCTAATTTTCTCACTTGTGTATTACTCTCTGATTTATCTTGCCTTTTCTTTCATTGGCTGCTTGTTTTCCTCCATTTACTTCTTGATTTTTTCCCTTTTGTTGCTCAGTTTTGAAtaatgtgtattttattttcatcttgTATATCCTTCATTTTTGACTTGTTGACTGCTCATTCTCTTTTCTGGTAACTCACATCCTGTCAGAATTTCATTAACTTTTCAGAAATTTAAAGTTCATATATTGTTTCAACTTTAATTGTGTATTTCTGTTGACCTGTATTTCTAAATATCTCATCCTTTTTAGTCACATCTTAAAATTGTGTGTAGTAAATCTCTTACATGTTAATTAGCCCTAAGAAAGACACACAATCATTATAAAGTCCCATGACAAGTATTAATATATTGTAAATAGGTCTCTGTTGTTGTGTGTAACTATCTTCTTCAAAAAATACAAACGTAATCAGTTAAATATCAAGATACAATATAAATGGCAGCTATTTATATAACTAAGGAAGCAACAGTTTTTTACTTTTGGCCTGGCCCTCGTATATTAAATTGTTTACGTTCAGGTGATGCAGCACAAATAGTATTAAACAGCACTGCatagtgatagtttattgttaTTAATGTTGGGAAGGTTAAGTTTCTGTGGTGTAAATGTCCTTGTATAGAGtaccttgacttgttccacatccctgaaggctcTCCTTTTTGatgggatctatggaacaaggaataaatgaatgaatgatatCGTAAGTTCAGAGGCAGAGATCACATTGAATTTAGACACTGGCTAGCTTTTACCTGTAGTATTTTTTTAGAGCAAACAATGTGAATGAAAATCATTACCCAAAGGAAGAGAGTTTGAAATAAAAATTCTAATATGTATCTTTTTAGTCATGTATGTTTTTATAAAGGTAGAGCAAAGATAAAACTTAtactaaaagtttttttttgtttctttaactTTCAGAGAAGAAACCTGTTGGACTTACAAAAATACGGCTTGAAGATTGTCTACGATGTGATGCTTGCTCCTGCATATACATAGATAAAAGTGATTACAACAAACACATGAGAAATTTTCATCAGAAAGTTACATCAAAGAAACAGAAGTAAATTTCTTTCATTGTAAGCTGTACATGACcatattaatatatttatttcattctaaCCACCAGTGTTATCTGTTGTTGCAGAATAAAAAAGGAGTGCAAGTCATGTTGTCGACATTGTAACTGCAAAGGAAATCATAAACATCACAGTGTTGAGAAAGAAAGGGGTAACAACAATCTCTTTCATTACAATATTAAGGTATATTAGTTTGGATAACTGTTGCTCTTATTGTTTGAAACACTGTGTTTATGCTTATTTTCTTTGGTTTCACACAAACAAAATGCAGTTGCAGAATGTAAATATCATATTATTACCAATTACTGGAATGCAAATAAACACAATAAAGCAGGTATCACAAGAATTTTAATCTATTTTAGGATCGATGGAGCAAAATGGTCTCACAAAGAATAAATATCAAAGAGGTGAAGCAGAAAATCAAACAAGAACCGCACTGTGAACCAGAAGCTATGGACTACAGTCATCTTTTAAGTCAAGTGGAAGTTAAGATCAAAACAGAACCATCTGAAGAGGACTACAATATGAGCAATGGAATTTTAAGCTGATTATATGCGTGACCAAGACAGTTTTGCAGAGCGTCagttcatttgtttatttatttatttattgcatagATGTACTTCTGCTACTATTCTAGTCATTATAAAATCAGAGATTTacttttttgtgttaaatatttttaatttattgactCATCTATTTATTGGTTTATCAGTGGATTTTCCTACACAATTGTGCTTTGATACCAAATATGCCATGATCTTGCATTTTAAGGAGATTGGTGGTTAAATAGTAAATTATTTCCGAATATTGACTatcagaacaatgttctgaaaGAGTACAATACATAAAAGTAATATTATGAAAACTATTACTAAGTATGCATATTTTTGTACAGTGACTGTGTATTTGAACTACATACAGCCAAGTATTTTCTGAACAAAACAGTGCATGTGCCTGGACTAAGAATCACTTCATTTGACATGAAAAAATCATAAGAAATAATATTTTGGTAGTGAAAAATATTTTGCTAGTGAAAAATATGATGCCCTGACCATATTATATATAAGATCAAGAGGGAAGTTTTCCATGAGAAATATTTGTGCTGaagttggaaaatgaaagttaaacATATTTAACCATTTTTACAGTAGTGTTTAGTACGAATACCAATGGAACAGGTATCTTTTTATCACTATATTAGTGTCTAGTGACATGTACTTTTATAATAGTGAATATGAACATAACAAATTGGAAAACTGCATGTCTTTTTAAGACATGGAATAACATGATACTGCAAAAATGTTTAGGAGAAAAATTTTCCAAACAGCATCTGACCTTCTGTAAGTTGGACTTCTCTCTCATACTTGGTGAAAATGAAAGAG
It encodes:
- the LOC124621373 gene encoding zinc finger and BTB domain-containing protein 17-like; amino-acid sequence: MAIGTEAAAGYGAEPSRLNVDGDGVRDASLPEKELHQCPKCKKAFAHRQILQLHIRVHEGDGQKTEDCTRVVTAVHEPGQSSSSAAVSHPMQQQQQQQLGLPQKKPVGLTKIRLEDCLRCDACSCIYIDKSDYNKHMRNFHQKVTSKKQKIKKECKSCCRHCNCKGNHKHHSVEKERGNNNLFHYNIKDRWSKMVSQRINIKEVKQKIKQEPHCEPEAMDYSHLLSQVEVKIKTEPSEEDYNMSNGILS